The Pangasianodon hypophthalmus isolate fPanHyp1 chromosome 2, fPanHyp1.pri, whole genome shotgun sequence genome window below encodes:
- the LOC113526892 gene encoding odorant receptor 131-2-like: protein MNSYMYSNFTQTKARDGYITAVSKNVILLTLYFSINYINGTIVHTFVRHEIFSENPRYVLFIHMVVNDMIQLTIAVILHLTSYIFYIINVSFCCFLLMIAVFTTLNTPLNLAGMAIERYIAICNPLYHRQICTVRRTYIFISLIWFLGSVPILPDLFILVATEPSEFFYSAIICNRDSVFRHPYLVEKKNVSHLVYLFFVWLTLVYTYFKIIFAAKTAGSHARKARNTIILHGMQLVLCMFTYIGPPLESFFTSLFPLFTSELKYINFLFVHVLPRFLSPIIYGWRDQMLSSYLKRDLLCNKKKRSQIKTQSS from the coding sequence ATGAACTCCTACATGTACAGTAACTTCACCCAAACTAAGGCAAGAGATGGGTACATCACAGCTGTGTCCAAGAATGTGATACTCTTGACTTTATATTTCTCCATCAACTACATTAATGGTACAATTGTCCACACCTTTGTCAGGCATGAGATCTTCAGTGAGAATCCTCGCTACGTCCTCTTCATACATATGGTTGTGAATGACATGATCCAGCTGACAATTGCTGTGATACTTCACCttacatcatacattttttatataattaatgtcTCTTTCTGTTGTTTCCTTTTAATGATTGCAGTATTCACCACCCTCAACACTCCACTGAATCTTGCTGGTATGGCCATAGAACGCTATATAGCTATCTGTAACCCATTATACCACAGACAGATCTGTACTGTGCGAAGGACATATATCTTCATCAGCCTTATCTGGTTCCTGGGTTCAGTTCCCATTCTGCCAGATCTGTTTATTCTTGTAGCCACTGAGCCTTCAGAATTCTTTTATTCTGCAATTATCTGCAATCGGGACTCCGTGTTCCGCCACCCATATCTAGTAGAAAAAAAGAACGTCTCACATCTGGTCTACCTATTTTTTGTCTGGCTTACTTTGGTGTATACATACTTCAAGATCATTTTTGCTGCCAAGACTGCTGGCTCACATGCCAGGAAGGCTCGCAACACTATCATCTTACATGGGATGCAACTTGTGCTGTGTATGTTCACGTACATTGGCCCACCACTTGAAAGCTTCTtcacttctctttttcctttgtttACATCTGAactaaaatacataaatttcCTCTTTGTCCATGTTTTGCCAAGATTTTTAAGTCCCATTATATATGGGTGGAGAGACCAGATGTTGTCATCATATCTGAAAAGGGATTTGTTGTGCAATAAGAAGAAAAGaagtcaaataaaaacacaatcatcCTAA